A DNA window from Mytilus edulis chromosome 14, xbMytEdul2.2, whole genome shotgun sequence contains the following coding sequences:
- the LOC139503021 gene encoding epidermal growth factor receptor-like yields MMIRLVIVVLMLESGQGHAKECKTNNIDYINNSNLVKLTGCTKIIGNINVVEATFEGDPYLNIPALHPYQLEVFKSVKEITGVLVVQGKHKDFKDLSFLGNLTTIYGRGAKRYQGASLSVAYSSIEALNLSSLKRIRNGNVVIAFNDRLCYADTVKFTNLFRRKEQQATVVKNRSKLECDLTRKRCSKVCGTNGCWGPRRENCVGNITENNSIEDSFNIVDML; encoded by the exons ATGATGATTCGATTGGTGATTGTTGTGTTAATGTTAGAAAGTGGACAGGGACACGCGAAAG AATGTAAAACTAATAATATAGACTATATAAATAACTCAAACCTTGTCAAGCTGACCGGCTGTACAAAAATCATCGGGAATATTAACGTTGTAGAAGCTACATTTGAAGG AGATCCCTATTTGAATATTCCTGCATTACATCCGTACCAGTTAGAGGTATTCAAATCAGTGAAGGAGATCACTGGTGTTTTAGTAGTGCAGGGTAAACATAAAGACTTCAAAGACTTGTCTTTTCTTGGAAATCTTACCACTATCTATGGAAGAGGAGCTAAAAG ATACCAAGGGGCTTCATTGTCGGTTGCCTATTCATCAATAGAAGCGTTGAATCTATCTTCATTGAAGAGAATCCGAAACGGAAATGTTGTAATAGCCTTCAATGATAGACTTTGCTATGCTGATACTGTTAAATTTACGAATCTATTCCGACGAAAGGAACAACAAGCTACAGTTGTAAAGAACAGATCAAAACTAGAATGTG ATTTAACGAGAAAACGCTGCTCCAAAGTTTGTGGTACGAACGGATGTTGGGGACCAAGAAGGGAAAACTGTGTGGGGAATATCACTGAGAACAATTCAATCGAGGACTCTTTTAATATTGTTGATATGTTGTGA